A portion of the Granulosicoccus antarcticus IMCC3135 genome contains these proteins:
- a CDS encoding porin family protein, with protein MPLFQKIMSSRALLAVALLPVIFGSNNAFAIGYVGLDGSSIGVQNSLDDDLNPRGFRLRLGMPIAHLLDAEIHFGGGQDSETFVADKFKAYYMGAFLKGHLPVGRRSALFGLAGYSSVEFTQSNKARDFIDERSGFSYGFGLETEITRRMDLSADYVRYLRDEGSYSGVSAVSLGVKLYF; from the coding sequence ATGCCTTTATTTCAAAAAATCATGTCAAGCCGCGCACTACTTGCTGTTGCCTTGTTGCCGGTCATCTTTGGTAGTAATAACGCTTTTGCCATCGGCTACGTAGGATTGGATGGTAGTTCGATAGGCGTCCAGAACAGCCTGGATGATGACCTGAATCCTCGCGGTTTTCGTCTGCGCCTGGGTATGCCAATCGCCCATTTACTGGATGCCGAAATACATTTTGGCGGCGGCCAGGATTCAGAAACATTCGTGGCAGATAAATTCAAGGCTTACTACATGGGTGCCTTTCTGAAGGGCCATTTGCCTGTGGGGCGGCGCAGCGCCTTGTTCGGCCTGGCAGGCTACTCTTCAGTCGAATTCACGCAATCCAACAAAGCCCGTGATTTTATCGATGAGCGTTCCGGGTTTTCCTACGGCTTCGGCCTGGAAACGGAAATCACCAGGAGAATGGATCTTTCAGCAGACTATGTGCGTTACCTCAGAGATGAGGGATCCTATTCAGGTGTGTCAGCCGTGAGCCTGGGTGTGAAGCTCTATTTTTGA
- a CDS encoding class 1 fructose-bisphosphatase, with protein MSELGTTLTQYIIEQGRAQNNSRGAFTALLNDVATACKRLSNLVRLGELAGVLGAAGQENVQGEEQKKLDIIANEVFIESMERSGLLAAIASEEMDEHYPIPGRYPRGDYLLAFDPLDGSSNIDVNGATGTIFSITRHTDSSAPTDADFLQAGNKQVCAGYCLYSSASMLVITTGHGVAGFTLDNSVGEFILTHPDIKVPKETSEYAINSSYSRHWLAPEKRYVEECNAGVDGPRERNFNMRWAGAMVGDIHRILCRGGIFMYPMDAKLEAAGKEGKLRLLYEANPMGMLIEQAGGLAHTGTQRILDIEPTSLHQRVPVIMGSADEVERVVRYHEEASAKQ; from the coding sequence ATGAGCGAGCTAGGCACGACACTGACGCAGTACATTATTGAACAGGGCCGCGCACAGAACAATTCGCGCGGCGCATTCACAGCGTTGCTGAATGATGTGGCAACTGCCTGCAAGCGCCTTTCCAATCTGGTTCGGTTGGGTGAGCTGGCCGGTGTGCTGGGTGCTGCAGGGCAGGAAAATGTTCAGGGTGAAGAGCAGAAAAAACTCGACATCATTGCCAATGAGGTTTTCATCGAGTCGATGGAGCGTTCAGGTTTGCTGGCCGCTATTGCGTCCGAGGAAATGGACGAACACTACCCGATTCCCGGTCGCTACCCACGGGGTGACTATCTGCTGGCATTCGATCCGCTGGACGGCTCCAGCAATATCGATGTCAACGGCGCTACGGGCACCATTTTTTCCATCACCCGGCATACTGATTCGTCTGCGCCAACGGATGCTGACTTTCTGCAGGCAGGTAACAAGCAGGTCTGCGCCGGATATTGCCTGTATAGCTCGGCCAGCATGCTGGTCATTACGACTGGGCATGGCGTGGCAGGGTTCACGCTTGACAATAGTGTGGGTGAGTTCATCCTGACGCATCCGGATATCAAGGTGCCAAAAGAAACCAGTGAGTACGCCATCAACTCTTCTTATTCTCGTCATTGGCTGGCACCAGAAAAGCGTTATGTAGAAGAGTGCAATGCCGGTGTTGATGGTCCTCGCGAACGTAATTTCAACATGCGTTGGGCCGGTGCAATGGTTGGTGATATTCATCGAATCCTTTGTCGTGGTGGCATTTTCATGTATCCGATGGATGCCAAGCTGGAAGCTGCTGGCAAAGAGGGTAAATTGCGTCTGCTGTACGAGGCCAACCCGATGGGTATGCTGATCGAGCAGGCAGGTGGTCTGGCACATACCGGCACGCAGCGCATTCTCGATATAGAGCCCACCTCGCTGCACCAGCGTGTGCCTGTGATCATGGGCTCAGCTGACGAGGTAGAGCGTGTTGTGCGATATCACGAAGAAGCGTCTGCAAAGCAGTGA
- a CDS encoding HlyC/CorC family transporter — MSDDTQDGNSSGRSLMERLVHAIGGEPRDRDELLELLRDAQAREIFDADTLQMVEGVFQVVEMRVRDIMIPRGQMVVIEYDATPEEIHAVVIESGHSRFPVINEDKDDIVGTVLAKDMLRFSSSDPAHPFKLDDIIRKPTFTPETKRLNVLLKEFQTARNHMAIVLDEYGGVAGLVTIEDVLEEIVGEIDDEHDTEEDADIRDHGDGRFSVRALTPIDEFNEVLGTHFGDEDFDTIGGLLMQHIGHVPKVGEVAVIEGCKFRVLSADSRRLELLQVTPPVPE, encoded by the coding sequence ATGAGTGACGATACCCAGGACGGTAATTCTTCTGGCCGATCTTTGATGGAGCGATTGGTTCACGCCATTGGCGGAGAGCCGAGAGATCGCGATGAGCTACTGGAGCTGCTGCGTGATGCGCAGGCGCGTGAAATCTTCGATGCCGACACGCTGCAGATGGTGGAGGGGGTCTTCCAGGTTGTGGAGATGCGTGTCCGTGACATCATGATTCCTCGCGGGCAGATGGTCGTTATTGAATACGATGCAACGCCTGAGGAAATCCACGCGGTGGTCATCGAATCAGGTCACTCGCGTTTTCCGGTGATTAACGAAGACAAGGATGACATCGTTGGGACGGTGCTGGCAAAAGACATGCTGCGCTTCTCCAGTAGCGATCCGGCGCATCCGTTCAAGCTGGATGACATCATCCGCAAGCCTACCTTCACACCCGAAACCAAACGATTGAACGTGCTTCTGAAAGAGTTTCAGACAGCGCGAAATCACATGGCTATCGTGCTGGATGAGTACGGAGGTGTGGCAGGCCTGGTAACCATCGAGGATGTGCTGGAAGAGATCGTTGGCGAGATTGACGATGAGCACGATACGGAAGAGGATGCCGATATCCGTGATCACGGTGATGGTCGTTTTTCGGTCCGAGCGCTGACCCCCATTGATGAATTCAATGAAGTGCTGGGTACGCACTTTGGTGACGAAGACTTCGATACGATTGGTGGCTTGCTGATGCAGCACATCGGTCATGTGCCCAAAGTCGGGGAAGTCGCCGTCATAGAGGGCTGCAAATTCCGTGTGCTTTCAGCAGATTCTCGTCGCCTGGAACTTCTGCAGGTTACTCCGCCTGTTCCAGAATAA
- the gcvT gene encoding glycine cleavage system aminomethyltransferase GcvT, producing the protein MSKQTPLYQAHQEHNGKLVDFAGYSLPIHYGSQIAEHKAVRDSAGMFDVSHMTIIDLQGEVIPWLRTLLSNDVAKLKDGRALYTCMCTETGGVIDDLIVYRLEENRFRLIVNAATREKDLAWMESHKPADVELQEVSNTALIAVQGPDAVNLANKALAEMGVSADLNAMGRHTALEPGDWFVGRTGYTGEDGVEIALPANKSIELWKALAAQGVEPAGLGARDTLRLEAGLCLYGQDLDEQHTPAESGVAFTIDIKDPDRNFIGREVLEDHKLFGGRFVQIGIILEGRGVLRHGQVVERAGRPIGTVTSGSFSPTRGLSVALARVDKEFKGGCDVKIRDRLIAARIASVPFVPHGRARE; encoded by the coding sequence ATGAGTAAACAGACACCGCTATATCAGGCGCATCAAGAGCACAACGGCAAACTGGTTGATTTTGCCGGCTATTCATTGCCCATTCACTACGGTTCACAGATCGCTGAACACAAGGCCGTGCGTGATTCCGCTGGCATGTTTGATGTTTCACACATGACCATCATCGATTTGCAGGGTGAGGTTATCCCCTGGCTGCGTACGTTGTTGAGCAATGATGTGGCCAAGCTCAAAGACGGTCGCGCTCTGTATACCTGTATGTGTACTGAGACCGGTGGTGTCATCGATGATCTGATTGTCTATCGCCTCGAGGAAAATCGTTTTCGTCTGATCGTCAATGCGGCCACTCGTGAAAAGGATCTGGCGTGGATGGAGTCACACAAGCCTGCCGATGTCGAATTGCAGGAAGTCAGCAATACGGCGCTTATCGCGGTGCAGGGGCCTGATGCTGTCAATCTGGCCAACAAGGCACTCGCTGAAATGGGCGTATCGGCCGATCTCAACGCGATGGGGCGTCATACGGCACTGGAGCCTGGCGACTGGTTCGTCGGTCGTACCGGTTACACCGGTGAAGATGGGGTCGAGATCGCACTGCCTGCGAACAAGTCAATCGAGCTATGGAAAGCTCTTGCAGCACAAGGTGTTGAGCCTGCCGGGCTGGGTGCACGCGATACGCTGCGTCTGGAAGCCGGGCTTTGCCTGTACGGGCAGGATCTGGACGAGCAGCATACGCCAGCTGAGTCTGGTGTCGCTTTCACTATTGATATCAAAGATCCGGACAGGAACTTTATCGGTCGCGAAGTGCTGGAAGATCACAAGCTGTTCGGCGGGCGTTTCGTTCAGATCGGAATTATACTGGAAGGACGCGGTGTACTGCGCCACGGTCAAGTTGTCGAGCGTGCGGGCCGACCTATAGGAACGGTTACTTCGGGTTCTTTCAGCCCCACTCGTGGTTTGTCGGTTGCGCTTGCCCGGGTGGACAAGGAATTCAAGGGTGGGTGTGATGTGAAAATTCGCGATCGCCTCATTGCAGCCCGTATTGCCTCCGTACCTTTTGTGCCTCATGGTCGGGCACGAGAGTAG
- the gcvH gene encoding glycine cleavage system protein GcvH has protein sequence MDIPGDLKFAPSHEWVRVEEDGTITVGISGHAQEQLGDLVFVETPEIDRDCEAEEGIAVVESVKAASDIYAPVAGKIIDTNPNLADNPELVNTDPYGEGWLFKLAPNEVEDVENMMSPDDYEAFVESEE, from the coding sequence ATGGATATCCCAGGCGATCTGAAGTTTGCACCATCCCACGAATGGGTTCGAGTCGAGGAAGATGGAACCATCACGGTCGGTATCAGCGGTCATGCCCAAGAGCAATTGGGTGATCTGGTATTCGTCGAAACACCGGAAATAGACCGTGATTGCGAGGCTGAAGAAGGCATTGCCGTGGTTGAATCTGTCAAGGCGGCATCGGATATCTACGCACCGGTTGCTGGCAAGATAATCGACACCAACCCGAATCTGGCCGATAACCCAGAGCTGGTCAATACTGATCCTTACGGTGAAGGCTGGTTGTTCAAGCTGGCACCGAACGAGGTTGAAGACGTGGAAAACATGATGAGTCCGGATGACTACGAAGCTTTCGTTGAGTCTGAAGAATAA
- the gcvP gene encoding aminomethyl-transferring glycine dehydrogenase: MTEHKDSVAMQFANRHIGPREEDIAHMLATIGESSLSGLIAKVIPDGIHQHESLALATGIDEPQALAELQALSEKNQILTSLIGQGYHDCHTPAVIARNVFENPAWYTAYTPYQPEIAQGRLEVLFNFQTLIAELCAMPIANASLLDEATAAAEAMSMAHRGLRGKRNTIIAASDCHPQTLDVMRTRAEPLGIVVQTVAVADMSELVNSTADDVFAILVQYPGTTGEAVVPTTAVAAAKEAGALVIAAADLLALTLLSPPGEWGADIVVGSAQRFGVPMGFGGPHAAFMATTDAYKRNLPGRLVGQSRTIDGKPAYRLALQTREQHIRREKATSNICTAQALLAIMATLYACYHGPQGLKRIASRVRAHADMMAALLRDSGLVVSNQDWFDTLSVVVTDGAACLQRLEQAGYNARLSGEAQLSLAFDETTSREQVLEIASLIVQVSLDSMAGKASKLEVRQRDDASDRPVSFLSQACFNDFQSETEMMRYLRRLASKDIALDQAMIPLGSCTMKLNAAAEMMPVSWPGFTRIHPFAPQSQTEGYREMIAQLEAMLCACTGYDAVSLQPNAGSQGEYAGLLAIRAYHESRGDHQRTVCLIPSSAHGTNPASAQMVGMQVVVVKCDAAGNVDISDLQAKLDKHADKVAAIMITYPSTHGVFESGVTDVCERVHAAGAQVYIDGANLNAMVGTAQPGKFGGDVSHLNLHKTFCIPHGGGGPGVGPIGVGEHLKPWLPGHATLDNKAGAVSAAPYGSAMILPITWMYIRMMGPAGLLHATEVAILNANYIAARLSTVYPILYRGEDGFVAHECILDTRPLKSETGISVDDIAKRLMDYGFHAPTMSFPVAGTLMVEPTESESLVEIDRFCDAMLQIHAEALKVKEGKWSAEDNPLINAPHTAEQLTADEWTHPYTRAEAVFPAGSEQSANKYWPPVQRIDNVYGDKHLICSCPPLSSYQSEED, encoded by the coding sequence ATGACTGAGCACAAGGATTCTGTCGCAATGCAGTTTGCAAACCGACACATCGGTCCTCGAGAAGAGGATATCGCTCACATGCTGGCAACGATTGGTGAGTCCAGTCTGTCCGGTCTGATCGCCAAGGTCATACCGGACGGAATTCACCAGCACGAGTCGCTGGCTCTGGCTACAGGCATCGATGAGCCTCAGGCACTGGCGGAGCTGCAGGCTCTGTCAGAAAAAAACCAGATTCTGACTAGTCTGATCGGGCAGGGATACCATGATTGCCACACACCGGCAGTCATTGCACGCAACGTGTTTGAAAACCCGGCCTGGTATACGGCCTATACGCCGTACCAGCCCGAGATCGCCCAAGGGCGTCTGGAAGTGCTGTTCAACTTCCAGACACTGATTGCCGAACTGTGCGCCATGCCGATCGCCAACGCCTCCTTGCTGGACGAGGCGACAGCCGCAGCAGAAGCCATGAGCATGGCTCATCGCGGATTACGTGGTAAGCGCAACACCATCATTGCTGCCAGTGATTGTCATCCGCAAACGCTGGATGTCATGCGCACACGCGCCGAACCACTGGGAATCGTTGTGCAAACGGTTGCCGTGGCCGACATGAGTGAGCTTGTCAATTCAACCGCTGACGATGTCTTTGCGATTCTCGTGCAATACCCTGGTACAACCGGTGAGGCTGTTGTGCCGACAACGGCTGTGGCGGCCGCCAAAGAGGCGGGTGCTCTGGTTATCGCAGCTGCTGATCTGTTGGCATTGACACTACTATCACCGCCCGGAGAGTGGGGTGCGGATATCGTGGTCGGCAGTGCTCAGCGCTTTGGTGTGCCCATGGGATTTGGTGGCCCGCATGCCGCTTTCATGGCCACAACTGATGCCTATAAACGTAATTTGCCGGGCCGGTTGGTTGGGCAGTCTCGAACGATAGATGGCAAGCCTGCCTACCGTCTCGCGCTGCAAACGCGTGAGCAGCATATACGTCGTGAAAAGGCGACGTCCAATATCTGCACGGCGCAGGCTTTGCTCGCCATTATGGCAACGCTCTATGCGTGCTATCACGGTCCGCAGGGACTAAAGCGCATTGCAAGTCGTGTACGTGCTCATGCCGATATGATGGCTGCACTGCTGCGTGATAGCGGGCTGGTTGTCAGCAATCAAGACTGGTTTGATACGCTGAGTGTCGTGGTGACAGACGGTGCGGCTTGTCTGCAACGACTGGAGCAGGCCGGTTACAACGCCCGCCTGTCTGGCGAGGCGCAGCTGAGTCTGGCGTTTGATGAAACCACAAGTCGTGAACAGGTACTGGAAATAGCTTCCCTCATTGTTCAAGTGTCCCTGGATTCAATGGCTGGCAAAGCCAGCAAGCTGGAAGTCCGGCAGCGTGATGATGCAAGCGATCGACCCGTAAGCTTTCTGTCGCAAGCCTGCTTCAACGATTTCCAGTCAGAAACAGAGATGATGCGTTATCTGCGGCGTCTGGCCTCGAAAGATATCGCTCTGGATCAAGCCATGATTCCGCTGGGTTCCTGCACCATGAAGCTCAATGCGGCTGCCGAGATGATGCCCGTTTCATGGCCGGGATTTACTCGCATCCATCCGTTTGCCCCGCAGTCACAGACCGAGGGCTATCGTGAAATGATTGCTCAGCTGGAAGCCATGCTTTGCGCCTGTACGGGCTATGACGCGGTGTCGCTGCAGCCTAATGCGGGTAGTCAGGGAGAGTACGCCGGTCTGCTGGCTATTCGTGCCTATCATGAAAGCCGTGGTGATCATCAGCGGACTGTCTGCCTGATTCCCAGTTCGGCTCACGGCACTAATCCTGCCAGTGCGCAGATGGTCGGCATGCAGGTGGTTGTGGTCAAGTGTGATGCGGCCGGTAACGTGGATATCAGTGATCTGCAAGCCAAGCTGGACAAGCACGCCGACAAGGTTGCAGCCATCATGATTACCTATCCCTCAACCCATGGTGTGTTCGAGTCGGGCGTCACCGATGTCTGTGAGCGTGTTCATGCGGCAGGGGCTCAGGTCTACATCGACGGTGCCAATCTCAATGCCATGGTGGGCACGGCCCAGCCTGGCAAGTTCGGCGGGGATGTATCGCATCTGAACCTGCACAAGACTTTTTGCATTCCACACGGTGGTGGCGGTCCGGGAGTCGGGCCTATCGGTGTGGGTGAACACCTGAAGCCCTGGTTGCCGGGCCATGCGACACTGGATAACAAGGCGGGTGCTGTCAGTGCTGCGCCTTACGGCAGTGCCATGATATTGCCCATTACCTGGATGTATATACGCATGATGGGGCCGGCAGGCTTGCTGCATGCGACTGAAGTGGCCATTCTCAATGCCAACTACATTGCCGCGCGACTATCGACGGTGTATCCGATTCTTTATCGCGGTGAAGATGGTTTTGTGGCGCATGAATGCATACTCGATACGCGGCCGCTGAAAAGCGAAACGGGCATCAGCGTTGATGACATCGCAAAGCGTTTGATGGACTATGGCTTTCACGCGCCGACCATGTCATTTCCCGTTGCTGGCACCTTGATGGTTGAACCGACCGAAAGCGAATCGCTGGTTGAGATCGACCGATTTTGTGATGCCATGTTACAGATCCACGCCGAGGCTCTGAAGGTCAAGGAGGGCAAGTGGTCCGCTGAAGACAATCCACTGATCAACGCCCCGCACACAGCAGAGCAGTTGACGGCTGATGAGTGGACACATCCCTATACAAGAGCTGAAGCTGTATTCCCGGCAGGCAGCGAGCAGTCCGCAAACAAGTACTGGCCACCGGTGCAGCGAATCGACAATGTCTACGGCGACAAGCATCTGATCTGCTCCTGTCCACCGCTCAGTAGTTACCAGTCCGAAGAGGATTGA
- a CDS encoding sulfotransferase family protein: MTGRCIAMWSGPRNISTAMMRAWENRDDTMVVDEPFYAHFLQSTGLDHPMREQVISTGETDWQRVVQSLVKRPETGIFYQKHIATHWLDHFSTDWLDELDHIFLIREPEPVVASYAVKREGLTASDLGYAQQAHLFELLTSRTGSCPVVLDSKQFLENPEAQLRSLCEQLGIGFQQGMLTWPAGARLSDGIWGQHWYDAVNRSTGFAPARVSSPVLDEQQSAIADACRPHYEMLRAHAIQTS; the protein is encoded by the coding sequence ATGACGGGTCGTTGCATTGCCATGTGGTCCGGACCACGCAATATATCCACCGCCATGATGCGTGCCTGGGAAAACCGGGATGACACCATGGTTGTGGACGAACCGTTCTACGCCCATTTTCTGCAATCCACCGGGCTGGATCACCCTATGCGAGAGCAGGTGATCAGCACCGGTGAAACCGATTGGCAGCGTGTCGTCCAGTCATTGGTCAAACGACCCGAGACAGGTATTTTCTATCAGAAACATATCGCGACCCATTGGCTCGACCATTTCTCGACCGACTGGCTGGATGAGCTCGATCATATATTCCTGATACGCGAACCTGAACCGGTTGTCGCCTCCTATGCCGTCAAACGAGAAGGTCTGACGGCCAGCGACCTGGGATATGCGCAGCAAGCCCATTTGTTCGAGCTTCTGACAAGTCGCACCGGCAGCTGCCCTGTCGTTCTGGACAGCAAACAATTTCTGGAAAATCCCGAAGCACAACTGCGCAGTTTGTGCGAGCAACTGGGAATCGGCTTTCAGCAAGGCATGCTGACATGGCCTGCTGGAGCAAGACTCAGCGATGGCATCTGGGGGCAGCATTGGTATGACGCTGTGAATCGCAGCACCGGCTTCGCACCTGCCCGTGTCTCCAGCCCGGTTCTGGACGAGCAGCAATCAGCTATTGCCGATGCCTGTCGCCCCCACTATGAAATGCTTCGGGCACATGCCATTCAAACGAGCTGA
- the hemL gene encoding glutamate-1-semialdehyde 2,1-aminomutase — protein sequence MSASTTPASSNAAQQLFERAQKVIPGGVNSPVRAFGSVGGTPRFIASASGAHITDSEGKRYIDYVGSWGPMLLGHAHPEVIEAVQLAAVNGLSFGAPTELEVQMAELICSIVPSIESVRMCSSGTEATMSAIRLARGFTGRDDILKFEGCYHGHSDSLLVKAGSGALTLGVPSSPGIPADFAKHTLTLPFNDEEALRKLFAERGDSIACIIVEPIAGNMNFIEPNAGYLQAMRELCTQHGTLLIFDEVMTGFRVSLGGAQEHYGIKPDLTTLGKVIGGGMPVGAFGGRRDIMQQIAPVGPVYQAGTLSGNPIAMCAGIKTLQLLQKPGFHSELHAKTGRLLSGLKAAADEAGIPLCVAHAGGMFGFFFSSADKVTSFDEVMACNAEHFKQFFHGMLDAGVYLAPSAFEAGFSSAAHSEEDIQQTIDIARKVFLDMAAA from the coding sequence GTGTCAGCCAGTACTACGCCTGCATCATCCAACGCCGCCCAGCAACTTTTCGAACGCGCACAGAAAGTCATCCCCGGTGGCGTCAATTCGCCGGTACGCGCATTCGGCAGTGTCGGCGGAACACCACGCTTCATTGCCAGCGCCAGTGGCGCCCATATAACCGATTCGGAGGGCAAGCGTTATATTGACTATGTCGGCTCTTGGGGCCCCATGCTGCTGGGTCATGCACATCCTGAAGTAATCGAAGCAGTGCAACTAGCGGCGGTGAACGGCCTCAGCTTTGGCGCACCCACCGAACTGGAAGTGCAGATGGCCGAACTTATCTGCAGCATTGTGCCCTCCATTGAGTCTGTACGCATGTGCAGTTCTGGCACTGAGGCCACCATGAGCGCCATCCGGCTGGCTCGCGGTTTCACCGGTCGCGATGACATTCTGAAGTTCGAAGGCTGCTACCACGGTCATTCTGACTCGTTGCTGGTCAAAGCAGGCTCTGGTGCCCTGACTCTGGGCGTGCCCAGCTCTCCGGGTATTCCTGCCGACTTTGCCAAACACACACTGACGCTGCCATTCAACGATGAAGAAGCACTGCGAAAGCTGTTTGCCGAACGCGGCGACTCCATCGCCTGCATCATCGTCGAACCCATCGCCGGCAACATGAACTTCATAGAGCCCAATGCCGGCTACCTGCAGGCCATGCGCGAACTATGCACTCAGCATGGCACCCTGCTTATCTTCGATGAAGTCATGACAGGCTTTCGGGTATCACTGGGTGGTGCGCAAGAGCACTACGGCATCAAACCCGATTTAACAACGCTGGGCAAGGTTATCGGCGGTGGCATGCCGGTCGGCGCATTTGGTGGTCGGCGCGATATCATGCAACAAATCGCCCCTGTCGGTCCCGTCTACCAGGCAGGCACATTATCCGGCAATCCAATCGCCATGTGCGCGGGCATCAAGACACTGCAACTACTGCAAAAGCCCGGGTTTCACAGCGAATTGCACGCAAAAACCGGGCGTTTGCTCAGCGGCCTGAAAGCGGCAGCCGACGAGGCAGGCATCCCGCTGTGCGTCGCACATGCCGGTGGCATGTTCGGCTTTTTCTTCAGCAGTGCAGATAAAGTCACCAGTTTTGATGAAGTCATGGCCTGCAACGCCGAGCACTTCAAACAGTTCTTTCACGGCATGCTCGATGCTGGCGTCTATCTTGCCCCATCGGCCTTTGAGGCAGGTTTCTCCAGCGCAGCTCACAGCGAAGAGGACATTCAGCAAACCATCGACATTGCCCGGAAAGTTTTTCTGGACATGGCGGCTGCCTGA
- the lnt gene encoding apolipoprotein N-acyltransferase, protein MPVLPRWIASTLAVCSGLILPLSFAPTHWWLLAILTVMTLYGLIQQATPRQALWLGWLFGLGYFGIGVHWVYFSLHLFGAAIAPLAALLTLVFVLVMTVFPALSCWLWARFRLADASLRNALLFASIWVLSELLRGKLMDGFPWILIGYSQTSGPLGDFAPLVGVYGISFLVVLLATMLLVVLAGSWKQRAGAITSISAVALVAWVAGTLSFSAPAGDPLTVRLVQANIAQEMKFSPERLNHALKLYASMTSQDGLKDVDLVVWPETAIPTYFDRVESAMSPFIASMEARGVDVLSGGFQRDGDDVYNAVRQLGGERAVYRKRHLVPFGEYMPLRFVLDFAARFIDIPMSDLAAGRGPYVPIKLQGTSVGVSICYEDVYGEEMRALLPESQMMVNVSNDAWFGDSAAPRQHEQKARMRAREFARPLVRVTNTGISSAMDFKGNILGRIEHDTQGILDVQIQPRSGMTPYARTGNWPVFILALILCLGIAWARRLRA, encoded by the coding sequence ATGCCTGTCCTACCTCGCTGGATCGCATCGACGCTGGCTGTTTGCAGTGGCTTGATATTACCGTTGTCATTTGCCCCGACACATTGGTGGTTGTTGGCGATACTGACAGTGATGACGCTCTATGGGCTGATTCAGCAGGCAACGCCGCGTCAGGCGTTATGGCTGGGTTGGCTTTTTGGTCTGGGCTATTTCGGTATTGGTGTTCACTGGGTCTATTTCAGTCTGCATCTGTTCGGTGCTGCCATCGCGCCGCTGGCCGCATTGCTGACGCTGGTTTTTGTGCTGGTGATGACGGTGTTTCCAGCGCTGAGCTGCTGGTTGTGGGCACGTTTTCGTCTGGCTGATGCGTCGCTGCGCAATGCACTGTTGTTTGCCTCGATCTGGGTTTTGTCCGAGCTGCTGCGCGGCAAGCTGATGGATGGTTTTCCCTGGATACTGATTGGTTATAGCCAGACATCAGGCCCACTAGGGGACTTTGCGCCTCTGGTCGGCGTCTATGGCATCAGCTTTCTGGTGGTGTTGCTGGCAACGATGCTGCTGGTTGTACTGGCGGGAAGCTGGAAGCAGCGTGCCGGTGCGATTACCTCGATATCAGCTGTGGCCTTGGTGGCCTGGGTGGCCGGTACTCTGTCTTTCTCGGCTCCTGCTGGAGATCCGCTCACTGTTCGCTTGGTGCAAGCCAATATTGCTCAGGAGATGAAGTTTTCGCCAGAGCGTCTGAATCACGCGCTGAAGTTATACGCATCGATGACATCGCAGGACGGGCTCAAGGATGTTGATCTGGTCGTTTGGCCAGAAACCGCTATTCCAACGTATTTCGATCGGGTGGAGTCGGCGATGTCTCCGTTCATAGCCTCGATGGAGGCTCGGGGTGTTGATGTCCTGAGTGGTGGTTTTCAGCGTGACGGCGATGATGTCTACAATGCGGTCAGGCAGCTCGGTGGCGAGCGTGCTGTGTATCGCAAGCGGCATCTGGTGCCATTTGGCGAATACATGCCACTCCGGTTCGTGCTGGACTTCGCTGCGCGTTTTATCGACATTCCCATGTCGGACCTTGCCGCTGGCAGAGGACCGTATGTGCCGATCAAATTGCAGGGAACCTCGGTGGGTGTCTCCATCTGTTATGAAGACGTCTATGGAGAGGAGATGAGAGCCTTGTTGCCAGAGTCACAGATGATGGTCAATGTTTCCAACGATGCCTGGTTTGGCGATTCCGCCGCACCTCGCCAGCATGAGCAGAAAGCACGCATGCGGGCGCGTGAATTTGCACGCCCTCTGGTGAGAGTAACCAATACCGGTATCTCGTCGGCGATGGATTTCAAGGGTAATATTCTGGGACGTATCGAGCACGACACGCAGGGCATACTGGATGTGCAGATTCAGCCGCGTTCGGGCATGACGCCCTATGCTCGCACCGGTAACTGGCCTGTTTTTATCCTCGCGCTGATTCTGTGTTTGGGAATTGCCTGGGCTCGTCGCTTGCGAGCGTAG